TTAGGCCTAGCCACAAAATCCAGGAAAGAATCTGGCCAAAAAACAGAGAAATCATGCCCAAAATCCCAAAGACAAAACCGATAATTGTCAGATAAGGAATCAAGGGAACCAAAAGAATATTGGTCAGGGGTGAAATCAGGGAAACGTAGCCAAAATTGTAAATTAAAAGAGGGAGGGTAAAAACCTGCGCGGCAAAAGTGGCTGATAGGTTTGTGCGGAAAAAATCCGGCAATCTCCGAAAAACCTTTTGCTTAAAAAACGGCTGCCAGTAGATGAGACCGGCCATCGCCAGAAAAGACAGCTGGAAGCCGACGTCAAACCTCAACAGCAAAGGATTCTCTGCCAGAATGACGGCGGCGCTGAAAACCAAAGATCGAGAGCCGGCGGCCAGCCTCCCCGAAAACTGAGCTGCCAGAAACAAACTAACCATCAGTCCGGCTCTCAAAGCCGACGCGGGCGCGCCGATCATCAAAACGTAGAGCCAGATAAAGATCAGAGAAATCAAAGAGGCCTGCTGCCGCCAAAAGCCGAGGCTCAAAAGGGTGCCGGCCAGCAAAAAACTGATAATGGTAATGTTCATACCCGAAACCGCCGTCAGATGCCTGGTCCCGGAAAGATTGAGCTTTTCTTTCCACGAACTGGGAATATTTCCCTCCTCGCCAAAAGTCAAAGCCTCAAAAATCCCCAGATGAGGCGGCGACAAAAGCTTTTGCCAGGTTTCCCGGAATCTGTCTTTAAACTCAAAAAGAACCTTCCTGATTGAACTTCCCTGGCTAGATTCTAATAGCTCAACTTTAGGGAAGATCATTGTTGAGTAAATTCTTTCTTTCTGCAAGTATCCTTGGTAATTGAACTTCTCAAAATTCTCCGGCGTCTTCAACTTCCCTTGGATTTTTATCCTGTCGCCATAATGATAGCTCGGGTATTTTGAGGCAATCACCAGCAGATTCTCCTGGATTCTGCTGCCGCTGAGATTTTCGATTCTCGTTTTTAACTGCTGGCTGCTGTCGCGTGAATCTGGTTCGTCATAAATTACTCCGACAAGATTTAAAGTCTGGCTAGCGCCATTAAATTCCCTTAATTCAGATTCAAAGATTTTTCCTGCTTCAGACTGATAACGAAAACCTCCCAGCGAAAAAGCCAAAAGAAGAATTCCGGCAATCAATAATCGCTTATCGAATCTAAAAACGAAAAGGGAAATTGCGAGGATAAACAAAAACCCCAGCAGAACTTGCTGGGGAATGTTAAAGAAAGAATTGATAAAAACTCCGCAGATAAAAGACAGGCAGCTCCAAAAAAATAGTTTTCCTTTGGCCATTATTCAGAAAATCTTACCTCGTTTCGCAAATTGAGAAATGCTTTGCGATTTCTTTTTTTATTTCCGCGAGAACTTCTTGAGGATACGGCTTGAGCTTTTTGAATCGTGGGTTCAAAGTTTTTTCCGGCCTAAAGTTCTGCAAAAAGTAAGCTCTGGCCGGAGCAATGCCTTTGGCGATTTGAACAATATCTTTTTTGGAATGAAGCCCAGGCACTACCGTACTTCTGAACTCATAATCAATTCCCGACTCTTTAATGATTTCAATGCTTTTTTTGATTTTCTCTAAATCAACTTTCACCCCCGTCGCTTTTTGATATTTTGATATTGGGATTTGGGATTTTTTTTGGAATTTGGATTTTGGAATTTGGATTTTGGCACCTAACGGTGCCTTAATATCCATCGCTACATAATCAAGTAGCTTCTCTTTGATCAGCTTCTCTAGCATCTTTGGATTACTGCCGTTGGTATCCAGTTTCACCAAAAAGCCTAGTTTCTTAATCTTTTTGATGAGATCCGGCAGATCTTTATTGGTTGTTGGCTCTCCACCGCACAAAACCGCGCCGTCTAATAATCCTTTTCTTTTTTTCAAAAACGCAAAAAGCTCTTTTTCAGAGATTCTTGGCTGTTTTCTTATTTTCTCTGGCAAAACCAGTTCCGATGAATAGCACCAGGGACAGCGAAAGCTGCAACCCGCCAAAAACACCGTGGCCGCTATTTTCCCCGGGTAATCAATTAAAGTAGTTTTCTGCAGACCGGCAATTAACATATTGCAATTAATAAATTGTAACATAATAAGCTTGAAATAAAGCAAAAGAGGGGGAAGTTCGTTTCCCCCTCCCTCTTTCGCTACTTATGGCATTCCGGAGCCAACCTGGCATGACAATCAGGACAGACCCGGGTGTAAAGTTCTTTGGCGATCCTTTCGACCGCGTCTCCGACAGGTGAACCCTGCCGGAAGTTGCAAGTAGCCATTTTCTCATGACAGCTCAGACACTCGGCAATGATCTCAACTGTCTCATCAGCCATTTCTGCAATAGCAGGCATGCATCCAAACGGCTCATCCTCAAAGGTCTTAAGTAGACCGCCCACTACGCAGTGGACCCCGCTGGCTGTCAGCTCGACAATGAAATCGGTTAGAGCCGTCTGCCAATGAGAAGTGCCGACATCAATGAGTTGGGCTTCATCAATTACCACCAATCGGGTCTCTTTGCGGAGCGCCATCTTCATTTCCTCGGTAGTCCTCACCAGGGTGGCCGTAACACTCACCGGGCCAGAGAGGATATGGTCGTGAACCGGAAATGAAAAGATCTGAATTCTCGGTTCTTCGAGGCCATAGGCGGCCTGAAGTTGAAGCATATGTGCCACCACCAAAGCCGATTTGCCTGCATTCATCGTACCCGTCACTCCCACTAGTGACCCTTTGTCTCCGGATGGCGGAGGCGTTCGGACTACCGTTACAATCTGTCTTCGCATTTTGTCCTCCTCTGAACAAAATATATGAAATTTGGATTTCAAAACATCTATTCTTAAACAAGCAAAGAAAAAAGAGGGTGTCAAGCTCCTCTCTAAATAACTAAAGGGCCAATCATTTTCTGATTGGCCTCTAGTATTTATTTGCTTCTAATGAGCCTGAGGGTTTTTTCTACTTCTTCTACAATTCCAGAGGCTCCCTCCTCGGTGTTGGCATTAAGGGTGTCGAAATCCAACACCAGAGATGGAACGCTAGCCTGTCCCAGCCATTTTTCCAGGCACGCCATTTGAAGAGCGAGATATTCTTCAGTAATACATTTTTCCATCTCTCTCCCCCGGCCCTTGATTCTAGCCATGGCAGTGCCTGGCGCCACCCTGCAGTAGATCAAGAAGTCTGTCTTTGGCAGGCCGTTCATCAAAGCCTCTACTGCCAGATGATACAAATCATATTCTGCCACCGACAAGCTTCCCATCTTCCTTAGGGCCTCGACGTACATGTAGACGTCGAGATCCATAGAAGGATCAATGGCTACCGGGAAATACTCCAGCAGCCGTCCGGCTGCCATGGTTAAAGCCCATTTTCGCAGCAAAAAGAACAGCTGCGACTGAAAGGCTTTTTCCTTCATGCCAGAAGCGTAATATTCTGGCAAAAAAGGATTGGCGACAAAAGGCTCCTCGAGATGAAGAAAACCAGATCTCTTGAGAAGCTCGGCTAGGGTGGATTTTCCCGAGCCGGTCAAGCCCAACAACCCAACAAAAATGTGTTTTCCTGACATGTTCGCCTCCTTTAGACGAATCCTGCAATTGGATTTTGAAATATCTATCCTTAAACAAGCAAATTAAAAAAGAGACGTCAACCTATTCAATAACTAGTTGGACATGCGATGTCCAACTAAACTTGATTCGCTTTCAATTTAAACTCTTTTCTTTCTTCGTACTCTCCCGGTCTCAAAGTTTCCGAATGATAATTTCTAAAAATGTCCTCAAAAAGTTCTTTTTTCCTTTCTAGAAAAACTTTGGAATTATTATACAAATAGCGGTAAATCACTCTTAATTGATTGATTCCGCCGTATCGCACTCTGTAAATCCTTTTGCCAGGATAATTTATAGAATTAGCGGATAATCCTAATTTTAACAAGCGAGATTGAATCTCTAAAACAAATTCTTTGTTGCCCTCAATATTAAAATCTCCGCCGTAAAAAAGATATAATTGACCCGATTTGCCACGGCTAACTCTTATTGCCCTGCTTATGCAACCGTCGGCATCAAACACTCCTCTGATAAAATGGGGTTCTAAATACTCCGGAATGCTTGGGAACCTAACGCTAAACGTTTTACGGGGTGTGACATGATAACGAGCTAAGTTGGAAACCATTTTTGACGATCTAAAGACAACCTCTGTGGCACCATCTCTCTTGGAATAATAATCTTTTCCCGTCCAACTTACCGCTTTTTTAAATTTACTAAGATGATCTGTATCCTTATTGGCGAGACGCAATCTTATTTTATTTTCCGTTATCGTCCCATCGCCGCTAAAAAATCCTAGCCAGTATGCTTTTTCTTCATTATCAATACTGCTAAAAAACGACTCGTCTAAATTATAAATCCGGTGGGCTCGACTTAATCTAATTCTATCTTCAAAAGTTTCTGGCTTCCAATGTGGACTACAATGCTTGCACCAATAAGGATGGGTGAGTGTTTTAAGAGAGTAATTCCGCACAAATTTTTCTCTCCCGCAAGTTGTACATACTACGATAACCTTTCGACTAATTCCTCCTCGCCAAAAATGACATTTCGCGCCAGCATTCCAAGGTTGAGGTTTTCCCGTTAATGTCTCTCTTATTTTCCTTTTGTGCTCTTCTGTAAAAGGTGGTTTTTTCTTCCCCTTAAGAACTTGGCTCAATTTTCTTTTAGTTTCTTCCGACAACTTTTTTCCTTTTTGGGCTTCACCAATCTTTTTTCTCGTTTCTAGAGAATTAATATAACCTAATCTCCTCTTCCTCTCCAGTCGAGCTATTCTTATTTTCTCTTTTGTTTCATTTGAATGATGTTTCCCTAACATCGCTGGTTTTCTTTTACTAACTTCCATATTTACTCAAGTTGGGTTTTTCTAATTTTAAATACTTTTCTCTGATGGTACTCGATTTTTTTCCCCGCATTCCATTGAGTTAGGGGCCTATAATAACCAATTATCCTTGAATAGACTTCGCAGGGCTGCTTAATGGCGCAATGCGGGCAGAAAAAATGCTCTCCGGAAAGATAGCCGTGACTGGGGCAAACCGAGAAGGTTGGCGTAAGGGTAATGTAAGGTAAATGGAATTTCTCAAAAACCTTTTTCACAAGCATTTTAGCGCTCCGGGGATCAGAAACCCGCTCGCCCAAAAACAGGTGCATTACTACGCCACCGGTAAATTTACACTGAATTTCGTCTTGGAGTTTTAAAGCCTCAAAAACATCGTCGGTAAAATTAACCGGCAGCATTGTTGAATTCGTGTAATACGGCACTTTTTTCGTCCCGGCGGCAATAATATCAGGATACTTCCCCCTGTCTTTTTGCGCCAAACGATAACTGGTAGATTCTGATGGCGTTGCTTCCAGGTTGTAGATATTGCTGGTTTCTTCCTGGTATTTAACCAGCTTTTCCCGCATAAAATCCAGCACTTCCAGGGTGAACTTTCTTCCCTTTTTTGAAGCAATATTCTCTCCTAGAAAATTCAAACAAGCCTCGTTCATTCCCACCAGACCGATAGTGGAAAAATGATTGGCATAATATTTTCCCCGCATTTTCTTGACATCTCCCAAATAAAACCGGGAATAAGGATATAACCCTTTTTCAATGAAATTTTCCAGGGCCTTTCTTTTTATCTCTAAACTCTCTTTGGCAAGATCCATTAGACAGCCGAGTTTGCCAAAAAAATCTTTTTTGGTTTTTGAAAGAAACCCAATCCTCGGCATACCAATAGTAACCACGCCAATTGAACCAGTCTTATTTCCCGCGCCAAAAAGCCCGCCACCTCCGCGGTTATGAAGCTCTGTGAGATTGAGTCTCAGTCTGCAACATAGCGATCTTACATCCTCCGGCCTCATATCGGAATTGATGTAATTGGCAAAATAATTCGTGCCGTATTTTGCCGAGGCCTCGAAAATCAAGTCAAAAGCGGGGTCGTCCCAGGGAAAATCCTTGGTAATATTAATAGTCGGCAAAGGAAAATGAAACGGCCGGCCATCTTTATCCCCCTCAAGAATCGCTTCGTAAAGCGCTTTGTTAAAAACTTTCATTTCCTCCTTAAAATCTCCATAAACTTCACTTTGCGGCTTTCCGCCGATAATAACCGGCTGTTTAGCAAAAACTGGTGATGGCTTGAGATCTAAAGTAATATTGCTGAATGGATTTTGAAAGCCCACCCGGGTTGGAATGGACATATTAAATAAAAACTCCTGAAGGCTTTGCTTTACCTGGGAATAGCTAAGGCCGTCGTATTTAATAAAAGGGGCTAAAAGAGTGTCAAAATTAGAAAAAGCAACCGCTCCCGCAACTTCCCCTTGAAGGGTATATAAAAAATTCACTGCTTGGCCAAGAATGGAACGGAAATGTTTTGCCGGTTTTGATTGGACTTTTCCCGGAACCCCGCCGAATCCTTTGAGCAAAAGGTCATAAAGATCCCAACCGGCGCAATAAACTCCCAAAGTGTCAAGGTTATGGAGGTGAAAATCCCCAGACTCTACCGTTTCTCTGATTTCTTTGGGATAAACCCTGTTTAACCAGTATTTTTTAGAGATAACTGAAACGCCATAATGGTTCAGTCCCTGAAGAGAATATCCCATATTGGCATTTTCCTTGACCTGCCAGTCAATCTCCTGAATGTATTGATCAACCGCCTCTACCGCCTCGTCAAAAGCAGTGACTGTTTCTCTTATCCGCCTTCGCTGCTCCCGGTAAAGAATATAGGCCTTGGCTGTTTCCACCAGCCCATTCAAAATCAAAACTTCCTCGACAATGTCCTGGACCTGTTCAACCGAAGGGATTTCCTCGGCTTTAAAACGCCTATTCAAAATCTGGCACACTTTTGCCGTCAATCTTTTGCTCCTATTGCCGTTGCCTTCGTTGGTGGCCGTCAGGGCTCTAAAAATCACCGTTTCAATGCGGCTGACGTCAAAATCAACAATCCTGCCGTCCCTTTTTTGAACTTTTTCAATCCCCATTTTTACTTTTGAATTATTAACCCGCATATTGGAATGCGGGAGATGTTATTCTATTCTAACCGATTAAAAAAGACCGGGCAAATCTGGAAAACCCCGCATAAAAAAGGGGTTTATCCCCAGCTCATTTCTGAAATCCGGTGGCAATCAGAGTCACTTTCATTTCTCCTGATTTTAACTTTTCGTCTTCTCTGGCGCCAAAAATCACTTTTGTTTCCGGCAAAATGCTCTTGGTAATACTGCTGGCAATGGCATCTATCTCAACCAGTTTTAAGTTCTTGGCGCTGATATTAAACAAAATCCTGGAAGCCTGATCCGGAGACGTTTCCAGCAAAGGGGAATTCAGGGCTTTAAAAACCGCTTCTTGGGCTCGGTTGGCCCCCCGGCCCCAACCTTGGCCGAAAAAAGCGCGGCCCGCGCCTTTTAAAATGGCTCTGACATCGGCAAAGCTTATCGTCACCAAAGACGGCCTCAAAATCAGGTCGATGATGGAAACGACTGCCTGGTGCAGAATCTCGTCGGCCAGAGAGAAAGCTTTGGTCAGAGGAGTATTTTTTTCCACCAAGGAAATCAGCTTGTCGTTGGAAATCAAAAGCAAGCTGTCAACTTTATCCTGGATATTTTTGATGCCGTTTTGGGCGATTGTCTTGCGGGACAGCCCCTCGAAAGCAAAAGGCTTGGTGATGACGGCAACGGTCAAAACTCCCAGGTTTTTGGCAATCTCGGCGATTACCGGAGTGGCTCCAGAGCCGGTGCCGCCGCCAAAACCCGCTGCCAGAAAAACCATATCGCTGTCTTTTAAAAGCGCTTCTATCTCCTGCCTTTGCTCCTCGGCCGCCTTCCGGCCGATTTCCGGATTCATACCGGCTCCCAAACCCTGAGTGACTTCTCTGCCGATCCTCAACTTTACTTCAGCTTGGTTCTTCCTGAGGTCCTGGGTGTCGGTGTTGACGGCAACAAGATCAACTGCGGGAATCTTGAACTTTGACATCCTGGTCAGAGCGTTGCCGCCGGCTCCGCCAATGCCAATTATTTTTATTCTCGGAACAATTTTCATATGAGTAATTTTAAGGAATAAAGGTTTTAAAGATTCCTTTGATCTTTTTAAAAACTCCTTTCTCGGAAAAAGAAAGCCCTTCATCGTTATATATCTTTGCCCCCTCCAAAACCAAACCGGCAACCGCTGACCACGAAGAGTCCTCGAGGCCAGGACTAAAACCCGCCGGCAGCCCGAGCCGGCAGTGAAGTTTCAACTCCTTTCTGGCAAAGTCGATTATCCCTAAGAGTTTGGCTCCGCCTCCGGTTAAAACAACACCCGCCGGCAGCTTGGTTTTATTAATTCTTTTAAGTTCCTTGCTGATCTCTCCGAAAATCTCTCTTGTCCTGGCCTCAATTACTCTCGCCAATGTCTTTTGGGAAAATTCCTGGCCGGCTCTGGTTTTTTTTCCAACCCTTCTGGAAGAAAAACCGGTGAATTCCTTTTTTATCTTTTCCGCTTCTTCGATCTCGGTCTTCAAGACAATGGCAATGTCATTGGTAATATTGTTGGATCCCAGAGGGAAAACCGAGGCCGAAATCAGATTCCCTTCCTCGAAAACCGCTAATCCCGTTGTCCCGGCACCAACGTCAATCACAGCCACTCCCAATTCCTTTTCCTTCTGGTCTAAGACTGCCTCTGAAGAAGCCTGAATCGAAGCCAAAACGTGTTCTATTTCCAGGTCGGCTCCGAGAACGGCTTCGGTCAGATTCTTGAGATACGGGGTAAAGGCCGTCAAACACAATGTTTTTGCCTCAAGGCGGATCCCTCTCAGGCCTTCGGCCTCTTTGATGCCGGCCTGGCCGTCAATAACGAATTCCTGGGCCAGAGTCTCCAAAATCTCCTGATTGGCAGACAAAGAAATGGTTCGGCTGGCCTGGAGAGCCCGGTCAACGTCGGCGTCGGAAATCTTTTGGTCGGCCCTAGAAACCGAAACTAATCCCCGACTGGGAATAAAAGCCAAGTGGCTGCCGTTGATATTGACGACAACGGAATTTACCTTTTTGTCCAAACCCTCCTGGCAAAAGCCAACCGCCTCACGGATTTTCCGGGAAACTTCAATAACGTTGATAACCACTCCCTTTCTCATTCCCGAATTCTCCACTTCTGACTGGCTGATAATTTCTAAAGCCTTGCTTTGAGGATTTTTCGAAGCCAGGAGAATCTTAACCGAGCTGGTGCCGATATCGAGGCCGGAAATTAAATTGCCCTTGGGCATAATTAATGTGTTTTTTAAGAAAGATGGCTCTCTTGTTTTCTAATCATCAGTTCGGCTTCTTTGCTCTCCCTCTCGTGATCGTATCCAAAAAGGTGCAAAAGGCCGTGAATCAAAACCCTTTTTGTTTCTTTTTCAAAGTCTTGGTCAAAAATCTTAGCATTCTTTCTGACTTCAGAAAGACAGATGAGCGTTTCTCCGAGATACCGATCTTGATTTGGGCCTGCAGGGAAAGTGAGAACGTCGGTTGGCCTGTTTTTCTGCCGGTACTCAAAATTCAGCTTTCTCATGGCCAGGGGTCCCAGGAAAACGACTGTCAGAGCCGACGACTCTTTTTTCTCTGCTTTTAAAACCTTTTCAATGACTTTTTTAAAAAAACTTCTAGAAAACTTTTTCCCGAGATTGACAAAGCGGACTTTCATTCTTGGTTTTGCGAACCCCGCACCACTCTCGCGACAGACTTGTGAATTCGTTTTGACAGAAAGGCGAAGCCGCCTATCGGCTCTGGTCATTATGTTTTCGTTGAGTTATCGATGGAGTGGTGCGGGGCGAAAGCAGTTCTTTGACTACTTGGCTGACCAGGGAGCCGTCGGCCCGGCCCCTCTTTTTGATCTCGGGCATCAAATCTTTCATCACCCTGCCAGAATCGCCAACGGCCTTAGCTCCAGTCCTGGCAATCGCCTCAACGATCATTTTTCTGACTTCCTCTCCAGAAATAGCCTCCGGCAGATAAGCTTCCAGGATCTGCAGCTCCTCTTCCTCTTTTTTAGCCGAATCGCGGCGCCCGCCTTGATTAAAACCGGCGATCGCTTCCCTCCTCTTTTTTGCTTCAGAAGCGACGACTTCAAGACTTTCTTCTTCCGTCAATCGGCTCAACTCGTCCAATTCCTCCAAAGAAGCGGATTTGCTCAGCTTGGTTCTTTTCTCGATTTCCCGGTTGTTAAGGCTGGCCAAAAGCAGCCTCAAAACCGAGACTCTCAATTCCTGTTTCCCAAGCTGGGCTTCTTTTAACTCCTGATGGATGCGGTTAATGAATTCCATCTGAGTGGTTTTATCTGCGGCGGAATTTTGGCGGCAATTTTCCCAGTTTTTCCAGTTTCAGGTATTCTGCCTTAAGCTCTTCCCGGCGCAGGGCCTGCTTTTTTCTCGCCGTCTTTGACTTGATCCTGCCCTTGAATCTCTTTTTCCTCGCCCCGATCAAAATGCCGCTCCGCTGGACTCTCTGGCCGAATCTCCGAACCAAAGACTGACTGGTTTCCCGATTTTGTCTTTTTACCTCTAGAGCCATGGTAATAAGTAATTAGAAATTAGTAATTAGAAATTAAGAAATTAAGAAATTAAGAATTAGAAATTCGGCCTCGCTATTTCTTTAGCCTTTTTTTAATTTCGGCAACCGCCTTTTCAAACTTGACGGTTTCCTGAGTCCCTTTTTGCATATCTCTCAAGATAACCGTCTTTTCCAAAGCTTCTCTCTGGCCCAAAATCAAAGCGTATCTCACCTGCAAACGGTCTGCCCTTGAAAGCTGGACTTTCAGGCTGTCCTTGGAAAAAGATTCTGCCAGGGGAATTTTAGCCTTGCGGAACTCCTCAAAAAGTTTCAGGCTTTTCTTCTTTGCCAGATCCCCAACCTGAGCTAAGAAGATTTCTTTCTTGACTTCGCCGGAAACTCTCGAGCCGCCAAGCTTGATGCCGGCGACGATCCTTTCGACTCCGGCAGCCGCGCCGCAGGCCGGAACGTCTTTGCCGCCGACGATTCTCCCGAGATTGTCAAACCTTCCGCCGCCGACCAAAGCGATCGGCAGAGCTCCTTCCTGAGAAGGGCTGTCGGCAAAGATCTCAAAAACGGTTTTCGTATAATAGTCGATTCCCCTGACCAGATAGGGATTGAGGCGGTAGGGCAGCCCCAGTTCGTCCAGAAACTCCAGAACCGCTTTAAAATGATCGTGACACTCTTCGCAGAGGTGATCGATGATCTGAGGAGCCTGGGCTCTGATCGGCTGGCATCTCTCTTCCTTGCAGTCTAAGACCCTGAGAGGATTTTCCCTGGCCCTTCTTTTGCAATCAAGGCAAAGGGAATTGAAACGGGATCTTAAATAACTCGTCAGGATCTTTTTGAAATAGGGACGGCAGCAGCTGGCGCCGATTGAATTGATCTCGATCACCGGATTCTTAAACCTCAGTTCAGACAAAAGATTGTAAAAGATCTGGATTACCTGGGCGTCAATCGCTGGGCTCTCTTCGCCGAAAACCTCAAGGTCTATCTGATGAAACTGGCGGAACCTGCCCGCTTGAGGGCTTTCGTAGCGGAAAACCGGGCCGATGGAAAAAAGCTTCACCGGCTGGGGCAGATTCAGCATCCCGTGCTGAAGGAAAGCCCTCATAATCCCGGGAGTGAACTCCGGCCTCAAGGCCAAAGCGTCCCCTCCTCTGGTCTTCAAAGAAAACATCTGCTTTTCGACGATCTCGGTTGTCAAGCCGGTCCCCTTTTCGTAAAGCTCCAAAAACTCAATAATCGGGGTGTCGATCTTGTCAAAGCCGTAAAAAGCGGCCAGATTCTCAGCCAGACTATAGACCTTCTGAAAATATCTCTGGTCCTCGGGCAGAATGTCGTGCATGCCCTGAGGCGATTGGAACTTTTGTCTTTTTGCCATTTTAGTAAGTTGGCGCGTTAATTTCGCTGACCTCGCCCAGCGGCCAGAGCCGAAAAAGAACTCGGCCGATGATATTGCTTTGCGGCAAAACGCCCCAAGACCGGGAATCCGAAGAAGAAAGCCGGTTGTCTCCCAGGACAAAAAACTCCTTCTCTTTTAAGGTCAGGCGGATATCGCCGGTAGTCAAATCCTCTTCCGGCAGGTAGGTGTTTTCCTCTAAAATCTTTTCCTGGCCCTGCTCGTCAAAAATCCTGATTTTCTGGTCTTTTATCTCCAGGGTTTCCCCGGGCAGGCCGATAATCCTTTTGATATACCTCTGGGAAGGGTTGTATGGGTATTTAAAGACAACTACCTCGCCCCTTTTCGGATCCCTGAGGCGATAAGAAAGTTCGTCGATAATTAAGTAATTGCCCTGCTGGAAATTCGGCTCCATTGACTGGCCCTTGACAATGAACGGCTGGAAAATAAAATACCTGATCGGCAGAACGATCGCTAAGGCTAAAAAAACAATTTTTAAAGTTTCCCAAACAAAGTTTAAAAAAGTCTTCATATTTATATGATATTTATGAATTATACTGGCTTTTTAGGAATAAAGCAAGAACAATGATATAATAAATAATCAATTACTAATTTCTAATTATTCTAATTCCTAATTACTAAATTACTAATATGCTCCTGATCGCGGGGCTGGGAAATCCCGGTCAAAAATACCAAAACACCTGGCACAACTTAGGCAGGCTGGCCGTCATCAACTGGCAAAAGGAATCCGGGTTCCCTGAGTTTCGTTTGGAAAGGAAATTCAACTCTCTGATTTCCAAAGGAGTCTTTGATAAAAAAGAAATTTTGCTAGCTCTGCCGGAAACTTTCATGAACAAATCC
This genomic stretch from bacterium harbors:
- the ybeY gene encoding rRNA maturation RNase YbeY, whose amino-acid sequence is MKVRFVNLGKKFSRSFFKKVIEKVLKAEKKESSALTVVFLGPLAMRKLNFEYRQKNRPTDVLTFPAGPNQDRYLGETLICLSEVRKNAKIFDQDFEKETKRVLIHGLLHLFGYDHERESKEAELMIRKQESHLS
- a CDS encoding GatB/YqeY domain-containing protein, encoding MEFINRIHQELKEAQLGKQELRVSVLRLLLASLNNREIEKRTKLSKSASLEELDELSRLTEEESLEVVASEAKKRREAIAGFNQGGRRDSAKKEEEELQILEAYLPEAISGEEVRKMIVEAIARTGAKAVGDSGRVMKDLMPEIKKRGRADGSLVSQVVKELLSPRTTPSITQRKHNDQSR
- the hisS gene encoding histidine--tRNA ligase, which codes for MAKRQKFQSPQGMHDILPEDQRYFQKVYSLAENLAAFYGFDKIDTPIIEFLELYEKGTGLTTEIVEKQMFSLKTRGGDALALRPEFTPGIMRAFLQHGMLNLPQPVKLFSIGPVFRYESPQAGRFRQFHQIDLEVFGEESPAIDAQVIQIFYNLLSELRFKNPVIEINSIGASCCRPYFKKILTSYLRSRFNSLCLDCKRRARENPLRVLDCKEERCQPIRAQAPQIIDHLCEECHDHFKAVLEFLDELGLPYRLNPYLVRGIDYYTKTVFEIFADSPSQEGALPIALVGGGRFDNLGRIVGGKDVPACGAAAGVERIVAGIKLGGSRVSGEVKKEIFLAQVGDLAKKKSLKLFEEFRKAKIPLAESFSKDSLKVQLSRADRLQVRYALILGQREALEKTVILRDMQKGTQETVKFEKAVAEIKKRLKK
- the lepB gene encoding signal peptidase I, whose amino-acid sequence is MKTFLNFVWETLKIVFLALAIVLPIRYFIFQPFIVKGQSMEPNFQQGNYLIIDELSYRLRDPKRGEVVVFKYPYNPSQRYIKRIIGLPGETLEIKDQKIRIFDEQGQEKILEENTYLPEEDLTTGDIRLTLKEKEFFVLGDNRLSSSDSRSWGVLPQSNIIGRVLFRLWPLGEVSEINAPTY